From the Tribolium castaneum strain GA2 chromosome 2, icTriCast1.1, whole genome shotgun sequence genome, one window contains:
- the Cyp4q9 gene encoding cytochrome P450 monooxigenase CYP4Q9, which produces MIILLIIVALVLALFLKPLGHYISIIKYVQQLPGPPCENFLHGNITHLYGPPEKMFKTVRKWGLEYYPIYQNWIAHVAVANVMNPYDFETILSNMKHTSKSMIYDMLHCWLGTGLLTSDGIKWQTRRKILTPAFHFNILQEFIKIFNEETETLVQQLKKHSNSSVDVTEYISAFTLNTIGETAMGTSFGTETSTGREYKKSIQEIGEILKYKLLRPWLLSKFVYVCDPNYWKEIKLVKILHNFTNNVIANRQSNFKPVEQKSDEFSYSRRKRMAMLDLLLTAKNEDNLIDDEGIREEVDTFMFEGHDTTAVAICFALMCIACHPDIQERIFEEIEETFSDDTKPDYKSLQELKYMERCIKEVLRLYPSVPFIARSLGEDIVTYSGHKLKAGSMVHLHIYDMHHNPQVYPDPEKFDPDRFLPENCLKRHNFAYVPFSAGPRNCIGQKFAILEMKAVLVGILKEFTLEPVDCRYT; this is translated from the exons ATGATAATTTTACTCATAATTGTGGCCCTTGTTTTGGCCCTGTTTTTAAAACCTTTGGGGCACTACATCTccataataaaatatgtacAACAACTGCCCGGTCCCCCGTGCGAAAATTTCCTCCATGGTAATATCACTCACCTATATGGACCCCCAG aaaaaatgtttaaaactgTGCGTAAATGGGGCTTGGAATATTACCCAATTTACCAGAACTGGATCGCTCACGTCGCCGTTGCCAATGTGATGAATCCGTACGATTTTGAG ACGATTTTGTCAAATATGAAACATACCAGCAAAAGCATGATCTATGACATGTTGCACTGTTGGTTGGGTACCGGTTTATTGACCAGTGATGGAATCAAATGGCAAACAAGGCGAAAAATTCTAACACCGGCCTTtcattttaacattttgcaagaatttataaaaatattcaacGAAGAAACGGAAACACTGGtccaacaattaaaaaaacattcaaattcAAGCGTTGATGTGACTGAATACATCTCAGCGTTTACCCTAAATACTATCGGAG aaactgCAATGGGTACCAGTTTTGGTACCGAAACTTCTACTGGACGCGAATATAAAAAGTCAATCCAAGAAATTGGTGAAATATTGAAGTATAAGTTACTCCGGCCTTGGCTTTTGAGCAAGTTTGTCTATGTCTGTGATCCCAATTACTGGAAGGAGATAAAACTAgtcaaaattttgcacaatttcaCTAATAACGTGATTGCAAATCGCCAAAGTAATTTTAAACCGGTTGAGCAAAAATCAGATGAGTTTTCCTACTCCAGAAGAAAGCGTATGGCAATGCTTGATTTGTTACTAACTGCAAAAAATGAGGATAATTTGATTGATGATGAAGGTATTAGGGAGGAAGTCGATACTTTTATGTTTGAAGGCCACGACACGACCGCTGTTGCTATTTGTTTTGCGTTAATGTGTATTGCCTGCCATCCTGATATTCAG GAACGCATTTTCGAAGAAATTGAAGAAACGTTTTCTGATGACACCAAACCGGATTATAAATCACTCCAAGAGTTAAAGTACATGGAAAGATGTATTAAAGAAGTACTCAGATTGTACCCCAGTGTACCTTTCATCGCGCGATCTCTGGGCGAGGATATTGTGACTTACAGTGGTCATAAATTGAAAGCTGGTTCAATGGTGCATTTGCACATCTATGATATGCACCACAACCCTCAGGTTTACCCTGATCCAGAGAAATTTGATCCTGATCGGTTCCTTCCAGAGAACTGTCTCAAGAGACATAACTTCGCCTATGTTCCGTTTAGTGCAGGACCAAGAAATTGTATAGGCCAGAAGTTTGCAATTTTGGAAATGAAAGCTGTCCTTGTTGGAATTTTGAAGGAGTTTACTTTAGAACCTGTAGACTGTAGATACACCTGA